AGATGCGGCGCCTGCGGGACGGCTGGAGGATCCTCCGCCCGCTGATCTACCTGCGACTCGGTCTCAAACATTGACTCGAGGGAGTGATGACGCTCAAGGATCGACGCGTCCTCGTCACCGGTGGCGCAGGCTTCGTCGGCAGCAATCTGGTCCGCCGGCTGATCCGTGAAGAGGCTCGCGTCACCGTCCTGGACGACCTCTTCACCGGACGGCGCGAGAATCTGCCCGAGTCCGGCTTCACCTTCGTCGAGGGCTCGGTGTGCGACCCGGCCATGGTGGAGCACCTGGTGGCGGAGAGCGACGTGGTGTTCCATGCGGCGGCGCGGAACATCGTGGTCTCCACCCGCAATCCGCGCGAGGACTTCGAGACCAACATCGGCGGCACGCTCAACGTGCTGCTCGCGGCGCGGGCGACCGGGGTGTCGAGAGTGGTCTACACCTCCTCCACGTCGGTCTACGGCAATCCTCGCTACCTGCCGGTCAACGAGGACGACCATCTCTCGCTGCTCACGCCCTATGCGGTCTCCAAGCTCTCCGGCGAGCACTACTGCATGGCGTTCTACGAGTCCTACGCGTTGCCGACCACGGCGGTGCGCTATTCGAACATCTACGGTCCCGGACAGGATCCGGCCAATCCCTATTGCGGGGTGGTGGCCAAGTTCGCGGAGGCGCTGTTCGCGAACCGCGCGCCGGTGATCCACGGCGACGGCAATCAGACCCGCGACTTCACCTACATCGACGATGCGGTCGATGCCACCATCCTGGCCGCGGTCTCCGAGCGCGCGCTCGGCGAGGTGTTCAACGTCGGCACCGGAGTCGAGACCAGCGTCAATCAGCTGGCCGCGGTGCTGACCCGGCTGGTCGGCGCGTCCGTCACTCCCGCGCACAGCGACCGGCGAGACGTCGACAACATTCGGCGGCGGGTCGTGAACATCGAGAAGACTCGCCGCGCGCTGCGGTGGGTGCCCGAGGTGACGCTCGAGGAGGGCTTGCGGCG
The DNA window shown above is from Candidatus Eisenbacteria bacterium and carries:
- a CDS encoding NAD-dependent epimerase/dehydratase family protein — encoded protein: MTLKDRRVLVTGGAGFVGSNLVRRLIREEARVTVLDDLFTGRRENLPESGFTFVEGSVCDPAMVEHLVAESDVVFHAAARNIVVSTRNPREDFETNIGGTLNVLLAARATGVSRVVYTSSTSVYGNPRYLPVNEDDHLSLLTPYAVSKLSGEHYCMAFYESYALPTTAVRYSNIYGPGQDPANPYCGVVAKFAEALFANRAPVIHGDGNQTRDFTYIDDAVDATILAAVSERALGEVFNVGTGVETSVNQLAAVLTRLVGASVTPAHSDRRDVDNIRRRVVNIEKTRRALRWVPEVTLEEGLRRTVEWQRGRNAERGAARTTTA